In Bacillus sp. SM2101, the following are encoded in one genomic region:
- a CDS encoding isochorismatase family cysteine hydrolase encodes MNVAILVLDIQKGFISEKARMPVAMHHIEPMLTNVNNIVAKADSRDIPVVYIGNEYESNQFIVNLLTKKSALKGSEGAELDERLLRVNDVNFSKNKSNALSNLNLVSYLTANRINHIVIVGLFAEACVTATALDSIRKNFIVTVIRDAVASANDSRREKSLKYLNFKGVGIIESSQLFEKAVN; translated from the coding sequence ATGAACGTAGCTATACTCGTACTCGACATTCAAAAAGGTTTTATTAGTGAAAAAGCTCGAATGCCAGTAGCAATGCATCATATTGAACCGATGTTGACAAATGTTAATAATATTGTAGCGAAAGCTGATAGTAGAGATATACCTGTTGTGTATATTGGTAATGAATATGAATCTAATCAATTTATTGTAAATTTATTAACAAAAAAATCAGCACTAAAAGGAAGTGAAGGTGCTGAGTTAGATGAGAGATTACTAAGGGTGAATGATGTTAATTTTTCGAAAAACAAATCGAATGCGTTAAGTAATTTAAATCTTGTTTCATATCTAACTGCTAACAGAATTAATCATATAGTTATAGTTGGTTTATTTGCAGAAGCTTGCGTAACTGCGACTGCCCTCGACTCCATCCGTAAGAATTTCATTGTAACAGTAATAAGAGATGCAGTAGCAAGTGCGAATGATTCAAGGAGAGAGAAGTCCTTAAAGTATTTGAATTTCAAAGGGGTTGGCATTATCGAATCTTCTCAGTTATTCGAGAAGGCCGTTAATTAA
- a CDS encoding MarR family transcriptional regulator, translating into MDNNTYFKDAFMLLEQINNSLIHEIESLLQFDLTPKQSVLINIVQTFNNITVKDLAEKMNISTSGVSQLLSKLEKDKYIKREINVDNRREVHINLDTKGLELYQASKEIDNKIIDKYFSKLDESEAEQFYAIVKKLHGIVMSEKQNI; encoded by the coding sequence ATGGATAATAACACATATTTTAAAGATGCTTTTATGCTATTAGAACAAATCAATAATTCTCTAATACATGAGATTGAATCGCTGCTTCAGTTTGATTTAACTCCAAAACAATCTGTACTAATAAACATTGTTCAAACATTCAATAATATAACTGTAAAAGATTTAGCCGAGAAGATGAACATATCTACAAGTGGAGTAAGTCAACTGCTTAGTAAGCTAGAAAAAGATAAGTATATTAAGCGAGAAATAAATGTTGACAATCGACGAGAAGTTCATATTAACCTGGATACTAAAGGGTTGGAGCTATATCAAGCTTCTAAAGAAATTGATAATAAAATTATAGATAAGTATTTTTCTAAGTTAGATGAGAGTGAAGCCGAACAATTTTATGCAATTGTGAAAAAACTGCATGGCATCGTCATGTCTGAGAAACAAAATATATAA